The region AGCGAGAGTTCAAAATTACttcaacagaagcagaaaattaaaaaaaaagaaaaaccaaaaaaccccaaacccctgaAAGCCTAAGGCTGCCGACAAGTTTCCGCACTTTGGAGAATATTTCTCACCACGCCTTTGATTCGGAAGGCAGCTGGGAAACTCAGCTCCTGAAGGGCTTTGGTAACGTTTAATTTTCACTCCGAGGCTTTCATGCCAcgtgaaagaacaggaaaaaaaagagatacaagaAACTTCTACCACTTAGATACATAGAAAAAACCAGCTCATGCTGCAAATCCTCTTTGGCGCCTTGACTCCCTTGCACGGGCGGCAAAAGAACTCATTCCTGTCTCGCCCGCGCTCCTCCGGCTGCGCTGGCGATGCTGCAGCATCTTCAGTGCATCTCAGCCACCCGTAGCCACACATTGCCGCAGCAGGAATGAGGCGCAGGAGCTTCGGCTATCCGTGGAAATCCCATTTTCTGTCTAACTTTGGTCCTTATCAGGGCCAGCGCAGCGCCGGGTGCACAGGTTGACGGTCACAGCCCAGCTGCCACGTTCAGCCTCTTGCACAATTGCAGCCTGGTATCGCGTGGAGTTTAAAAGGCCGTCGATAAACCCCGTGCCGTGCCATGAGCTTTCTCATGTGCTACGCACATACATAGAAACGAAGGCAGCCAGAGCCACACAGATAAACCCCTGCAGACCCAGATACCCTTCGAGATAAGCAGCTAAAATTAATTTTCGCTGAAGCTACTCGGGACAGCCCATCATCTCTCCCCAGCTCAGCTCCACAAAATAATCCCCTTCTGCAAGAAGCACCTTTACAGCAAGAGGCTCCGAGCAGCATTACTGGAGCTGGGACAGGGGAAGGTGAAAGCTGATGGCGtgaaactgttttggttttgtttttttttcctgcgcaTCCAGCAGCCCCGCTTCCATTTACAAGGAGGATGTGTGTCCCCAAGCCCAGTGCCGACAGGGACTAGAAGGTGCCACCACTTCATCCATTAGAAGGTGCCACCGCTTCGTCCATAGCATCGCTGTCCCTCCAGACTGTGGCAGACGCAAAATGGGATGCGCAGGTCAGAGGGGGGCCGAAAACAGCCCTGAGGCACCGCAaccctgtggggctgccaccGCGGTGGCTCTCAGCGTCACCCGTCCTGCCGGCTGTCACAGCCAGCCAGGGTCCATGCCAGCAACACGGCGTGGAGGGAAGGGGGTGAACGGGAAGGCTTGATGCGTGTCCAGCTCACAGCTCAGAAGGGGACCTTGGCTCCCCCCACGCTGGGGTCGGAGGGGCCTCCTGGGCTcccgctgccccagcccaggctgcggtgGCTCAggtggctgcaggggtggccgGTGGCTCCTCAGCAGAGCCAGGGGGCAAATCGGCACTGCTGTTGGTCACGTTCTCGTATTTCGGCTCTTCCTCTGGGAGAGCCTGTCCCTTCGTTTCGAGGCTGAGGACTAACTCTGGGCTTTTGCCCTTCTCCGTGGCACCTGCAGCATCGACGGCCCCATCCTGTGCCCCGGTGCTTTTCAGCGAGGGGGATGCGAAAAGGAAGGATCGTCTCTTCCCGGGGAGATGCTGGTGCTTGCCAGGGGATGGCTCGGCGGGAGGCCCTGGGACACTCTCCCTCTGCTTGCAGCTATTCACCGAGTCTCTGCCCTGCGccagggcccggcggggcggtTTCTGGATGGCCTCGACGCTCCTCCTCACCTTGGGCTCCTCCTTTGCACCCCACTTGCCCTTCTGCAAGCTGCCCAGACGCTTGAGCACGGCCTGGACCGGTCCCTCGCCACCCCCCTCCGCCTTGGGGTCCTGCCCGGCCGTTCCCACCATCATGTAGATGGTGGTGACGTTGGGGTCCTTCCCCTTCGCCTCCCAGCTGCCGGATTTTGCAGCCGCTTCAAGCGCCTCCACTCTCTGGGCCACGTGCCTGGTGCCGGAGACCACCCGCCGGCGTCCCCCCGGGGTGGCCCGGGGTGATGGCCGGTGGCTTTCCTCCGCCTTGCTGAGGGGCTCGGGGCTCTCGTAGCAATCGCTGGCTGGTCGTTCAGTGGGGGGCTCAGTTGCCGCATCCCCCGGCGGCGGGGACAGCTTGGATGGGCCCCATGGGGTCTTGGGCTTCcgcccagggctgggggtctccACCGCCCCAAATTTTGTCCCCTCGGCAAAGGACACAGAGGGACGCTTGGCCTTGGCGATGCTGGAGGTGCGCGGGATGGTGAAGGGCTGCGAGACGTCCTCAGAGTCGAAGGCAGATGGGTCTGGGAGCGCCTCAGCAGGGGGGGATGCACCATCCTGCAGTtcagccccccccagcagcggGATGCCTGCGGGAGAAGAGGACGAGATTTAGGGCTGCCAGAGCTAACCCCCTGCCCAGGGACACGCTGGGGGACATTGGGACAGTGGCTGATGCAACAGGATTGTCCCTTTCCACGGGAGGACATTGTGAAATGGGGCTGCCCACGCCAGGCATGTCCCATCACGCGAGGCCAAGTACAGCCCTGGTGTGTCCTTGCAGGCAGGAAAATGagggtataaaaataaatgtgcctGTGCCCAGCGCCCGTCCCTGGGACATGCAAGGTCGGTAACGGGGCAGGATTGACCCCGGGCAGCCCAAAAGGCCTGTGGGCAGCCGGGGAGAGGAGGAGCGACCATGGACATCACCTTCTCTGGGAGGGACGGAGTACTCGGGTCCCTCGTTGTCGGTGtcgaaggaggaggagaaggagctgtcTGAAACCCACGCAGCCGATGGCGGCTCGATGAAGCTGGGGTTGAAGGGGATTTCCGTGTCGTGGTGggaaactggggaggagatggcacACAGCCAGCTGAGCTCAGGCACGCCgcgctgctcagggctggggtgGGCGAGCAACGCCTGCCCCCGAGCCATGCGGTGGGGCGAGGGGGGTTGCAGACTCCCCCCGCCAAAACTGGTGACGATACAGAGAGCCTGGGGTAGGAGAGGGGGGGTGACACCATGGAAGGGCTGTCGGCAGCTCTACTTATTTTACCTGTGACTTTGGGAAGTTTGTAGCCACCCAGGGAAAAGCAAGGCATCATAGCGCTGAGGTTCGCCAGCACCCCCCGCACGTGGTGCTTCATCCTGGCCACCACATCGTCATCTGGCACGGCCGCCCTGCACAGGGGAGGTGGGCATCAACGGCCATGGGAGACAGGGTTTTGCATggaaaattgcaaaatataaaaaaaaatacctgtctcTAGCATCTGCTGGGCCGGCTCCGCAGCAACAGCAGGCgacgcagagcagcagcagcaggagaggaacGAGGATGGCGGCTGCGAGGGCTCCGTGGTCTTTAAGACCTGTGCAGAGAAGATGGGTTGAGTCCGGCATGTCCTGTGGCTGCCAAGCCCATAGAGCCGCCCTGCACGGAGAGCGCAGGAGCTGGCGACTCGCGGTGGGGCCAGGAGGCACCAGGTGGGACCGGGCGACATTGCAGCCTCTCGGCGCCTTCCCCAGCAAGCACGTTCCAGTCCCAAGGAGTAAATTTGAGGTTGTTCTTACTCAACACACAGTCACCCCGCACGGGGTGGCAGGTCCCCCGGGAGCACTGGCAGAGCGAGGAACAGTTCACTCCAAAATATCCCTCCAGACAGGTGTCGTTGCagctggaagagagaggaaaggagggaaatgccggcagggagagcaggggcccccaccctgccccactcCCGGCGTTACCTGTCTCCCCAGTAGCCGGCCTGGCAGATGCAAGCTCCTGACACGGGGTCGCAGCTCCCCGCAACGCACTCGGGGCAGAGGAACCGGCACCCATCGCCGAAGGTGCCCGCGGGGCAGGAGCTGTTGCAGCTGCCAAGACAGAGCGTGAAGCATCACCCCGCTGCGCCCcacagcagggacccccccacgaGGACCGGCGGCCTGATCCTGGGCGTACCTGGGTCCCGTCCAACCGGGCTCACAGTGCGGGCAGGACCCGGTCTCTGGGTCGCAGATCTCCCCGCGCCGGCAgcggggacagggctggaggcagTCCTCGCCGTAGAAGCCGGGCGCGCAGGGCTCCTTGCAGAGGGTCCCGTTCCAGCCGGGCTGGCAGGCCAGGCAGAAGCCATCCACGGGCGAGCAGGGCTGGCTGCGCTTGCAGCTCCCGCAGCTGCAGGGGCAGAGCGGCAGTGAGGCCTTGAcacccacccccaacccccccaaaatgcagGTTTCGCCCCACACCGGCACTGAGCATCAGTTTGGACCACGGGGAAATAGCCTGTAGTGCCCAATGCTCTCGAGAGGGCAAGGGGTGAGCAGGGAGAGATGCTGCTTTATCACCCTGGGGAGTGGGACCAAGGACGACCGCATTTTGGGGTGACACCAGTGCTTTCTGCTGGCATTAATGCGACGTTTCTTTTGGGACAACGCTAATGCTGCATCCAACCAGGGATGCTCAAACCCCACAGGACGGGTCTCTTTGTCCAGCCAAAGGGACAGACACGGCCGTGATGACTTTTCCCCCCGAGgtttcctgtgccacctgctctgggtgaccctgctctggcagggggttggacaggatgatctccagaggccccttccaacccccgccattccgtgattctgtgattctgtctggCTGCGGCCCCTGAGTACCCGCTGGatccccccccgctgcccccacctCACCTGTGCACGCACTGAGACCCGTATTTCCCCGCCGGACAGGggtccctgcagctcctgccctggtagccggggctgcagctgcagtGGCCActgagggggctgcaggagccgtGCAAGCAGTCGCAGTGCCGCTGGCACGCCGGCCCCCAAAACCCAGCCTTGCATTCGCACTTGCCCGTCTCCTGGGCGCAGGGCGAGAGGTTGCAGGAGCATCTGAAgctgcacctcctgccccaccagcccagcaggcagcGGCAGTGGCCGGTGAGGGGGTCGCAGTGGGAGCCGGCGGGGTTGCACTGACATTGCTTCTTGCAGGTGGGGGCCCACCAGCCCGGCTCGCAGTGGCAGGCGCCGGTGAGGGGGTCGCAGCGGCCGTGGGGGCCGCAGTGGCAggggagctggcagagctctCCCCAGTGGTTGGGGTCGCAGGTGCAGCTGCCGCTCGCCGGGTCGCAGCGCCCGTTggggtggcaggggcagctccGCTTGCAGTCGGGACCCCAGTACTGCTCGGGACAGCCtgtgaagggaaggagagggtgaggatggcggggggggggtgatggagaAGCCTGGCAGCACCCCGAGCGGCCAGGCTGGCAAAGGAGATGGCGAGGGCTGAGCCTTAGGGAAATGCTCACGGGAACTGCAGTCTGCTCCGAAGAAGCCGGGTTTGCAGAGGCAAACCCCGGGTCTCACACACACCTCGTCCTCCCTGCAGGCATCCTCCCCCTCGCAGAGAGCTGTCAGCGGCAGGGCGGACACATCAGCGCACAACGGCCCCCCCGGCCTCACATCCCACTGCCAGACCACCGGCCACCTCCTGCCGAGGCAGCCTTCCCAGGGAAGCCGCCATCCCGCTTCCCGCTCCATCCCTCCGGCCGAGCCGCAGCACCATTAGCAGCTTGCTCAGTGGGCGTTTGGGGGTCCCCATGGTGCAGCACCCCACCGCCGCTGCTCAAGGAGAGCTGTAGGgcttccccccaacccccagcGCCACGGAGGAGCCCCCTGACCGAACGCGGGGACCAAACTTTGGGCTTCATCGCCGTCCATCACTCACCAGCCGTGCACTCCCGCCCTTCCTGCTTCCAGCCGGGGCAGCACGCCGGGCCGGCGGGGAGCCTGCGGGAGAGATCCGGGGGCCatcagccggggcggggggtgccggggccggCGTGGCTTCACAGCTTTGACTAAGGCGAAGCGAACGCGGGCGTTTGCCCCGGCTGGGCCCGGCGGGCGGGGAAGCAGCGCGGCCCCGGGGGCATCGCTCCGGAAGGAAGCCAGCAAAATAGAAGGAAATTTAAGAGGCTGCAGCCCGAgtgggcggcggggctgggcagcgGGGTAAACCTGCCCCGCTCGGCCGCCATGGAGCCCGTGCCAGGTCCCCGATGCTCTGGGAGCAGCTCAAAGCTTTGCCAGTGACCCGGAGCGAAGGCACCGAAGCGAAGGCAACAAAAGGCGCTGCCGTTGATGGCGAGACTAATGGGAGAGGCAACGTAGCAGCAAAGCGGAGGGGATGGCACCTCCAAAAGCCCTTTGGGGTTTTGTTACGACtgcctttcccacctggtgcacGGTGGAAGTTTTGCCAACACTCCCGCGTCCCCCCATCACCCTGCGCCCTGGGGGTGCACGAGAAACGACCCCTGGAGAAGGGGGTCTGGGTGCCCCAAATGCCCACGCGTGCCCCAAGCGCGCTCCCCGGCACCACCCCACTCTCTGCGCCCACTCAATGCCAGGCTGCAGATCTCCGGCCGTGGAAGGACAGACAGACGACGACCCCCCCTGGGGCTGTTGAGAGGTCCCAGGAGTTGGAGGGGCACAAGCAGGGACCCCCCCGCGGCACCTACCTGCAGACGTTCCTGCCATCGGGGTCGAgctcctgggcagagctctgcacccacagccacagctggaggcagaggatgGGCCGGGCGCTCCCCATCCCAGCCCAAGTCCCAGCAGCTCCTCAGTCCCGCGCCGGTGTCCgtctgtcccgtcccgtccctcctGTGGTGCGGCCTCTTCCTCCCGCCAGCCTTGGGTTTCTTCCTGAGGAAACGTGGGAGGAGGCACCCCGATCCAGACGTCAGGGGtgcggcggggaaggggaggcagggaaTGCTGCCTCGAGGGCTATTTTTGGCCCttgctgccaccccagcagcagaaaTGGGCGTCCGGGGGCTCGGCGCAGCCACGCAGGGGCTGGTGCCTGCCTGAACGTCTCACCTGCGGTCATCCCGCTCCCCCTGTGCCATCCTCCGGCACCCTCAGAGCTGTTTTAGCCAACGTCCCCCCAACCCACAGGAGGTGTccactgcctcctcctcccccgacCCCCACGAGCTGCCCCACGGCGCTGCCGACCCCTGGCAGGAGCCAAGAGGTGGGATCTCTCCGTTCCCCATGGGGACACGGCCTTCCCCAGGCTGGCCTTTGAACCGCTGCTGGCTGCCATCCCACCGCGCCGTCTCCCCAGGAGCTTTGTGTCAGCAGATGCACAGGAAACACCTTTTTCCTACCCAAGGCCAGCTTGCCTGGGGGGGGGCCCCGGGCTGGAAGTATGCTGCTCCCCCCACCATGCAGAACTTAACTCCATCGCACCCAGCCCTGCGGCCCCTGTCGCCCTGCTCCCCATCGTAGCTGACCCCCAAAAAGGGCTCCGGGGTCTGGCACGACGCAGCCGGCCACAGCCCTTTGCATCAGCACAGGAAAAGCGACGGCTACGCTGGAAAACTGCGACCGAAGCCCCGCAGCATCACCCAGCCCTTCCCAAGTGAGGAGAGAGCGGAGGCTGCAGTGGGTACCTCGGAGGAGAAACGAAACCGATTTATTTCCAATTCCAGTTCTAGAGCTAGAAAGTACCTGACCCGAGGGGACCGACTCGCCCCTGTGAACTCGAGGATTGTCCCAGATTTCCAGTTCCCAGTAGCAGCAGGAAGAGGTCCCAGTACAAAACCGATTCACCCCATGCCCGAACAGTGCAGGAGCGGCACTGGCGGTGCTGATCCCGACTGCTCCCAGCCACGGGAGCACCCAGACACCCGGTGCAGTGTGCTCAGCCCCTTCCAGCCGCGCCGTGACCCCGGGCCAGTGCCCAGCCGGCTGGACCGGACACCCCAACTCCACCTTCACAttgcagggatggggggaggtGTGAACGGAAAGGGGTGAAGTGAAATACCCCCACAGGGCAGGATCCAGAGACGGGATGCTGCGCTGCGAGTAGAGGTGTGTGGCGGAAAAAGCCCCTTTGGGGGTGCGGCAGGGGGAAACAGGCGCAGACCCCCGCCGCGCTGGACTGCGAGCAGGAAGAAGTGGGGAGCGTGGCTGTGCGGGACCCCCCCGTGGCTAAGCCGTGGGGACAAGCGGGTGCGGGCACAGTGAAAGGCTGGCTGACGGGCAGTGACGCCCGGAGGTGCCCAGCTGTCCCATGCCAGGCCGGCACCCCTCGGCCGAGCATCCCCGCGGGTTGGAGGAAGGCTGCCCACGCTGCGGCTTCGCCATCAGCACGGCACGGGGAAGcggtgggggctgctgtgccgcTCTCGAAGACGCCGGGAGAAGAGGAGCCGGGAAGCGCTGCTGCGAGGCCAGATCCGGCTGCCGTTCAGGTGGGGTCAGGGGGGCGGCGTGGCTCTGTCGGGGGAGCCGGCCGCCGGCTTGCTCTCTCCCTCCGGCTCCAGCTGCGTGTCCAGCGAGTCGATGATTTCCCAGGCTCCGGAGCAGCTGGATGCGGGGGATTCTTTGCTGCCGCCCTGATACCACAGCCCGAAACTGCAGAGAGAGCAGATAGCGGCTGTGGGGGAGAAGAGCcttcccagggaagtggccaGATCCCAACCTCCCTCTGCGTTTGGTGGCAGCAGCGGGACGCAGCCGGGCTGTGAGCCCCTGGGAGCGTGCAGCATCCCTGAGGCGTCAGCCAGGCCTGCCCTTGCCCGCCTGCAaggcagacccccccccccccccccccccgaaacaaCCGAACCTCCTGTGGTGGCATCCGGCTCCGTCCCCGTCGCACCCCGCAGGGCAGGCGCCAAGCTCAGCGGGCACCGGCTCCACAGCTGAACCCCAAACCTCTGCCGGCAGAGCCCCCCGTCCCCAGCAGCCCCGGAGGATGGGAGCGAACTTACAAGCTCTTAATTTTGGATTCGGGAGGCTGAGCATCCACGCAGTCTGCGCCACGAGCTGGGTGCCAGGAGCCCTCGTCTTCATCGCTGCAGCGCAAAGGAGCGGGGAGGGAAAACCCGTGCTGAGTCGTGGGCTCGCCACGAGCAAGTGCCAGAGCCACCCTGGGACTCCCTCCCGAGCTGAGCGGCGTCCCCGCAGCGCTGCACGTGCGGAGGCAGCTGCGAAGCCGGGGCCACACGGACCGGAGCTGCTGTCCCCGCAAAGCGCCATCGGGCTGTGATGCGCCACAAAGCCACAGCCAGCCGCAGCGACGCTCGTGTCCCAGACGCAGCCGCGTTTCACGGCAAGCCCAGCCCCGGCTCGGCAATCTCAAGCCACAAGGCGCTTCAGACACCGGCTTCAAACCCCCGGCGCTTGCTCAGCGGATGCTGCAGCCCCGGTTGCCGCAGCAGCAAAGCCTTTAAGCGTCTCACCCCGCACGGCAAGCACGGGCTTCTCCAGGGGAACAGCCTGACAACTGGAACCGCCGGCTGCGGCTCAGGGCAGAGGCAGGTGACAGCCAGGCCTCGCAGGGGAGCGGGGTGATGCACGAGAGGTGACCGCAGGGCAGCGTTCACACGGCAGCGGCTATGCTCGGCAGGCGGGACccaacacccccagaccccccccgctGCCAGCAGAGACCCCGATGCAAGCAAGCAGCAGGTTTCAGTGGCCCAGAAGAGCCCAGCCCCCTTCAGACCTTTATTAAAGCCCCTAAAAGCCAGTGAGATCCAGCTCCCGCCGTGCCATAGAGCAGCTTTAGTCCAGGcttcgcccccccaccccccagcagacACGGAGAGCCACCGCTGCTGCCCGGCAGGGTCCTCCCTTCCCCATCGTGATAAGTCTCTTGGAGCCAACGCTGCCCATGAACATCTTGCAGAGCCTCCGGGGAACATCTCTACTGTCATCTTCATAGGCTCTCCGTTGGACAGCCTCTAACCGCACAGCGCGGGGACCAGCCTGCCCCGTCCGGTGGTCCCCGTGCCACCACCTCACCCCGCTTTTGCCACATCCACGCAGGGACGAGGGACATTTGGCCGGGCTGTCTGT is a window of Larus michahellis chromosome 7, bLarMic1.1, whole genome shotgun sequence DNA encoding:
- the SCARF1 gene encoding scavenger receptor class F member 1; this encodes MGSARPILCLQLWLWVQSSAQELDPDGRNVCRLPAGPACCPGWKQEGRECTAALCEGEDACREDEVCVRPGVCLCKPGFFGADCSSRCPEQYWGPDCKRSCPCHPNGRCDPASGSCTCDPNHWGELCQLPCHCGPHGRCDPLTGACHCEPGWWAPTCKKQCQCNPAGSHCDPLTGHCRCLLGWWGRRCSFRCSCNLSPCAQETGKCECKAGFWGPACQRHCDCLHGSCSPLSGHCSCSPGYQGRSCRDPCPAGKYGSQCVHSCGSCKRSQPCSPVDGFCLACQPGWNGTLCKEPCAPGFYGEDCLQPCPRCRRGEICDPETGSCPHCEPGWTGPSCNSSCPAGTFGDGCRFLCPECVAGSCDPVSGACICQAGYWGDSCNDTCLEGYFGVNCSSLCQCSRGTCHPVRGDCVLSLKDHGALAAAILVPLLLLLLCVACCCCGAGPADARDRAAVPDDDVVARMKHHVRGVLANLSAMMPCFSLGGYKLPKVTVSHHDTEIPFNPSFIEPPSAAWVSDSSFSSSFDTDNEGPEYSVPPREGIPLLGGAELQDGASPPAEALPDPSAFDSEDVSQPFTIPRTSSIAKAKRPSVSFAEGTKFGAVETPSPGRKPKTPWGPSKLSPPPGDAATEPPTERPASDCYESPEPLSKAEESHRPSPRATPGGRRRVVSGTRHVAQRVEALEAAAKSGSWEAKGKDPNVTTIYMMVGTAGQDPKAEGGGEGPVQAVLKRLGSLQKGKWGAKEEPKVRRSVEAIQKPPRRALAQGRDSVNSCKQRESVPGPPAEPSPGKHQHLPGKRRSFLFASPSLKSTGAQDGAVDAAGATEKGKSPELVLSLETKGQALPEEEPKYENVTNSSADLPPGSAEEPPATPAAT